From Pecten maximus unplaced genomic scaffold, xPecMax1.1, whole genome shotgun sequence, one genomic window encodes:
- the LOC117318675 gene encoding uncharacterized protein LOC117318675: protein MADRFASLSVDEKDRIFNNADAANTKRVTTTAVRVFREYLTSKSLSAEFETYEISELDEALANFYLEMRNKNGELYKKSTLLSYRHGIQRHLELTREVNIMKGEQFKKSVKAFKSMTNELKRQGYGAVDHYPAINEEDLAKLYDFLTSSQDVQLLQYKVFVDIMLHFGRRGRENLASLTRKDFAVTTDPAKNLYVYKETDERTKNHQDDSNKSSDGRMYEIKESNRCPVRSFVKYLRMLNHDCNKLFQKVRPEPLDGQHFYRYPVGHNTLGCFMSDISKAAGLSIVYTNHSCRATTVQLLDAAQFPSRHIMTVTGHRSESSLKTYSGQTSENTKKLMSETISKKTQATCSKTVSTSSNRSELLAIDDIDVSNIQPLSDSQSDVLMKDLLSDDDGVDEMIRLLDIPNSQQSTSFSINTKPVANLPQIPVPVFNSCQNITINYNIFQK from the exons atggctgacaggtttGCTTCTCTGTCAGTGGATGAAAAAGACAGAATCTTTAACAATGCAGATGCGGCAAACACGAAAAGAGTTACCACGACGGCAGTGCGAGTATTTAGAGAATACCTTACAAGTAAAAGTCTTTCTGCGGAGTTTGAAACGTATGAAATCTCCGAGCTAGATGAGGCCCTGGCTAACTTTTATCTTGAAATGAGGAACAAAAACGGAGAACTGTACAAAAAATCTACTCTCTTATCATACAGACACGGAATACAAAGACACTTGGAATTGACACGTGAGGTTAACATCATGAAAGGCGAGCAGTTCAAGAAGTCTGTAAAGGCATTTAAATCTATGACAAATGAGTTGAAACGACAGGGATATGGGGCAGTTGACCATTATCCGGCCATCAATGAGGAAGATCTGGCGAAATTGTATGATTTTCTGACAAGTAGTCAGGATGTACAACTCCTGCAGTATAAG GTCTTTGTGGATATTATGCTGCATTTCGGACGCAGAGGGAGGGAAAACTTGGCAAGCTTGACAAGGAAAGATTTTGCAGTAACTACAGACCCGGCAAAGAATCTTTATGTTTATAAAGAGACGGATGAAAGGACAAAGAACCATCAAGATGATTCCAACAAATCCTCCGATGGAAGGATGTATGAAATCAAAG agAGTAACCGTTGTCCAGTCAGATCCTTTGTGAAATATTTGAGGATGTTGAATCATGACTGCAATAAACTTTTTCAAAAAGTGCGCCCGGAGCCTCTGGATGGTCAACATTTTTACAGATATCCTGTTGGACACAACACGTTGGGGTGCTTTATGTCGGACATCTCAAAGGCTGCTGGTTTGTCTATTGTGTACACAAACCACTCATGCAGGGCGACAACAGTCCAGCTATTAGATGCTGCACAGTTTCCAAGCAGGCACATTATGACTGTCACCGGACACAGGTCAGAGTCATCTTTAAAAACATATTCGGGCCAGACCAGTGAAAACACTAAAAAACTGATGTCAGAAACTATAAGTAAGAAAACTCAAGCTACATGTAGTAAAACAGTTTCAACTTCCTCCAATCGCAGTGAATTACTTGCTATTGATGATATTGATGTATCAAATATACAGCCTCTATCAGATTCACAGTCTGATGTACTAATGAAAGATCTATTATCAGATGATGATGGTGTAGATGAAATGATCAGACTACTAGATATCCCCAATTCTCAGCAATCAACTTCCTTTTCCATCAATACAAAGCCAGTTGCAAATTTGCCccagattcctgtaccagtattCAACAGTTGTCAAAACATAACCATCaattataacatttttcagaaatga